In Candidatus Nitrosarchaeum limnium SFB1, the following proteins share a genomic window:
- a CDS encoding acylneuraminate cytidylyltransferase: protein MIGCIIQARMGSTRLPGKVMEKIDSNHTIIDYVINQLKYSKKIEKIIVATTNLTEDDVINKHIESQKIDCFRGSSEDVLDRYYNCAKKFAIDIIVRITADNPLIDPNIVDLVVDEYKNNRCDFATNTIHRTFPYGTEVEVFSFKSLENAWKNAKKPSEREHVTPFIRDTQNGFILINIKNQEDLSYLRYTVDRIEDLKLVKEIVENIVSRPVLIEDVTNLYKKRPEIFEINKNIKHDGHLSSLKKDELYLSSQKHEGTTNVKD from the coding sequence ATGATTGGATGTATCATTCAAGCACGTATGGGTTCAACTAGATTACCGGGTAAAGTAATGGAAAAAATTGACAGTAATCATACTATCATCGATTATGTAATAAATCAGTTGAAATATTCAAAAAAAATTGAGAAAATCATAGTTGCTACGACTAATCTAACTGAGGATGATGTTATCAATAAACACATAGAATCACAAAAAATTGATTGTTTCAGAGGATCATCAGAAGATGTGTTGGATAGATATTATAACTGTGCAAAAAAGTTTGCCATAGACATCATAGTGAGAATTACAGCAGACAATCCTCTAATTGATCCAAATATTGTTGATTTAGTGGTTGATGAGTACAAAAATAATAGATGTGATTTTGCAACAAATACAATACATAGAACATTTCCCTATGGAACAGAAGTTGAAGTTTTTTCTTTTAAAAGCCTTGAGAATGCATGGAAGAATGCAAAAAAACCTTCTGAAAGAGAACATGTAACACCTTTTATTCGTGACACACAAAATGGATTTATCCTAATTAATATAAAAAATCAGGAAGATCTTTCTTATCTAAGATATACTGTAGATAGAATCGAAGATCTTAAACTAGTAAAAGAAATAGTAGAAAATATTGTTTCAAGACCTGTATTAATAGAAGATGTGACTAACTTGTATAAAAAAAGGCCTGAAATATTTGAGATCAATAAGAATATCAAACATGACGGTCATCTTTCATCTCTAAAAAAAGACGAATTATATCTTAGTTCTCAAAAACATGAAGGAACTACAAATGTCAAAGATTAA
- a CDS encoding dehydrogenase, translated as MNLTGKIAVVFGGNGDVGSNLIKKLFLNKIDSVYTSFHTNFNNILELKKIYGDKLSFNQVDIRDPVAIQKFIENIQQVDIGINCVGIVDDHSVSKLSFESWNRVIETNLTGTFNTSKYLFEKMKSVKQGRIINISSIVAFQGAFGQSNYAASKSGILGLTKTLAIEGAKYNILVNCVVPGYITSKMIENIPKPVLNNIIQKIPLKKLGVLDDISNAILFLSSDYSNYITGQTINVSGGL; from the coding sequence ATGAATTTAACCGGAAAAATAGCTGTTGTTTTTGGAGGTAATGGTGATGTAGGAAGTAACTTAATTAAAAAATTATTTTTAAATAAAATAGATTCAGTTTATACTTCATTTCATACCAATTTTAATAACATTTTAGAATTAAAAAAAATTTATGGCGATAAATTATCTTTCAATCAAGTTGATATAAGAGATCCTGTTGCAATTCAAAAATTTATTGAAAATATTCAACAAGTAGATATTGGTATAAATTGTGTGGGAATTGTAGATGATCACTCTGTTTCAAAACTATCGTTTGAATCATGGAATCGTGTTATTGAAACAAACCTTACAGGCACTTTCAACACTTCTAAATATCTATTTGAAAAAATGAAGTCGGTAAAACAAGGTAGAATAATAAACATATCTTCTATTGTAGCTTTTCAGGGAGCATTTGGGCAATCTAATTATGCTGCTTCAAAGTCTGGAATATTAGGTTTAACAAAAACATTAGCAATAGAAGGTGCTAAATACAATATTCTTGTAAATTGTGTAGTTCCTGGTTACATTACATCTAAAATGATAGAGAACATTCCAAAACCCGTTTTGAATAACATCATTCAAAAAATTCCTTTAAAAAAACTAGGTGTACTTGATGATATTTCAAATGCTATTTTATTTTTATCATCTGATTATTCTAATTATATTACTGGTCAAACAATTAATGTTTCAGGAGGTCTTTGA
- a CDS encoding glutamine--scyllo-inositol transaminase, whose protein sequence is MSKIKLFDPYIDKSEGIAVRRVLDSHFWASGAGIGKVQEFEKAFLKYTESKNCVALNSGTAALSLALSMCDIKNKEVILPSLSFVSTANAIIENGGIPKFVDIDESTLCIDPEKISKAISKKTKVILPVHFGGTVLNLANISKLCKEYKIHLVEDAAHAAGSSYRNKKIGSHGEFVCFSFHPVKNLAMPTGGLISINRSDHKKVTRILKEKRWCGITNRKDVYYDVKNIGWNYYMNEFSAAIGLAQLKKLDKTNNQRKKIARKYSNEISLENKMLFDKECSYHFYWIRVKNRTKFRKKLSEKGIETGIHYKPIHTFSFYKSKIRLPITEYVGKDIVTLPTHPNITEDDIEKIIKTVNNSI, encoded by the coding sequence ATGTCAAAGATTAAATTATTTGATCCATATATCGACAAATCTGAAGGTATTGCAGTAAGGCGAGTTTTAGATAGTCATTTTTGGGCATCAGGAGCAGGTATTGGTAAGGTACAAGAATTCGAAAAAGCGTTTTTAAAATACACAGAGTCCAAAAACTGTGTTGCGTTAAACAGTGGAACTGCAGCTCTCAGTCTAGCATTATCCATGTGTGATATAAAAAACAAGGAAGTGATTCTTCCATCGTTGTCTTTTGTGTCTACTGCTAATGCAATAATAGAGAATGGAGGCATTCCAAAGTTTGTAGATATTGATGAGAGTACATTGTGTATAGATCCTGAAAAAATCTCAAAAGCAATTTCAAAAAAGACTAAAGTGATTCTACCTGTGCATTTTGGTGGAACTGTATTAAATCTTGCAAACATTTCAAAATTATGTAAAGAATATAAAATTCATCTTGTTGAAGATGCAGCACATGCTGCTGGTTCATCATATAGAAACAAGAAAATTGGTAGTCATGGTGAATTTGTGTGTTTTAGTTTTCACCCAGTCAAAAATCTCGCAATGCCAACTGGAGGATTGATATCAATTAACAGAAGTGATCACAAGAAGGTAACAAGAATTCTTAAAGAAAAGAGATGGTGTGGGATTACTAATAGAAAAGATGTGTATTACGATGTTAAAAATATAGGATGGAATTATTACATGAATGAATTTTCTGCAGCAATTGGATTAGCACAGTTGAAAAAATTAGATAAAACAAATAATCAAAGGAAAAAAATTGCAAGAAAATACTCTAATGAAATTTCATTAGAAAATAAAATGCTTTTTGATAAAGAATGTTCTTATCATTTTTACTGGATAAGAGTCAAAAACAGGACAAAATTCAGAAAAAAATTATCTGAAAAAGGAATTGAAACAGGAATTCACTACAAACCAATCCACACATTTAGTTTTTACAAATCCAAAATCAGGCTACCTATAACCGAATATGTTGGTAAAGATATCGTCACATTACCAACTCATCCAAATATTACTGAAGATGATATTGAAAAAATCATAAAAACGGTAAATAACTCAATATGA